From the Jeongeupia sp. HS-3 genome, the window CAGTACGGCGGATCGGCATAGAAGAAGGTGTGTGGTCTGTCCCCATGCAGAAGGACAGAGGATTAAGCGCTAAGCGCTGAATGCTGCCGTTCAAACTCGACCGGTGCCAGGTAATCCAGCGTCGAATGGCGGCGGCGATGATTGTAAAATCGGATGTAGTCGAATATATCCGCGCGGGCCTCGTCGTGACTCCGGTAGCGGGTCAAGTAAACCCGCTCCGCCTTCAACGACCGGAAGAAGCTTTCCATCGCAGCGTTGTCCCAGCAATTGCCCGCTCGTGAATGGCTCGGCACCATGCCGTGCCGTTTCAGCAACATCTGGTAATCAAACGCACAATACTGGCTGCCTCGGTCCGAATGCAGTAGCACCTCCCGCACCGGTTTCCGTCTGGCAACGGCCATCGTCAACGCAGCATGCACCAGTTCTTGCTGCATTCGATGGTGCATTGCCCAGCCGACCACGGCGCGGGAATACAAGTCCAGCACCACAGCCAGATACAGCCAGCCCTCGTCAGTACGGATGTAAGTCAT encodes:
- a CDS encoding IS3 family transposase translates to MKYRAIQALAERYPVAVMCQLFRVSRSSYYAWRNRPPSMREMANRVLLREIRLVHAEVNGIYGHRRIHAELVAQGFACGRHRVGRLMRQGGLKVRSRKRWRPVPVSQHLLPVAPNRLERQFDASGMNQRWVSDMTYIRTDEGWLYLAVVLDLYSRAVVGWAMHHRMQQELVHAALTMAVARRKPVREVLLHSDRGSQYCAFDYQMLLKRHGMVPSHSRAGNCWDNAAMESFFRSLKAERVYLTRYRSHDEARADIFDYIRFYNHRRRHSTLDYLAPVEFERQHSALSA